TCCGGCTAACAAATTGGGTCGTACCATACCGACTCATATGCTGGAGGAGAGAGCCACGGCACGACCCGTGAAGCACAATGCCATGCCATGTTGGCCTGAGCATGCCCACGGCACTTTAGCTGTGCCAGGCGTAGGAACGTGACGGCGGGGCTGCGCAGAGACACGACAACGAGAAATAGTCAAGCTGGGCCATACTAGCATGACGTGCCGCGACGTCGGTCCAAACACAGCTCAACACACCGTACAATATCTAAGTCATACCTACAATAACGGGCCTCATACTGGCTCAATATACAGGATCCAGTCAGCTAGCACTATTCGTGTCCGACTTTTGTACCGTGACAAAATTGGTAGCTCCATCGGTCTGTCAATTTTGCTGTGCAGGGCTTGGGCTAGCTTGCACGTACGCTGGTGAGCTCCCGCGGTGACCGGGGATCTGTCGGTGCTAGAATGCGAGCAAAAAGGTCAAATTTTGCTCGGTTTCGTCGCACCATGAGCAAAACGCTTGGGCGGCGTACGTGCTGCTGTTCGTAGACAACCATGCCGTATGCTTGGAGTAACACCACTTCAACTACACCAGTGCCTATCAAGTATAGCTGCAGGGGTAGATTCACACGGCACAGCAGACTCGAATTCTGCCGCCTGGTGGGCAGATTGGGCAGCGTGCGTGGACATTGGCATGCAGTGATGCAGATAGGGGAGCTACAAATCGTTGTCcggccagatgatcaaggaaaCAGCTATCTGATCTGGTGTATGCTTTTTCAGAAATTGTGTGTGTTGGCTTTGAAATGAACATGTGCACAACATtttccggggggggggggggggatgtgcTGGGTTTGTTAGGGATGTCCACATTTTCTCATTAGCTTAAGCCCTAACGTCTTCTTTGGAATAATTTGTACTTGAGCAGAAACCAGATTCTACGAAAAGCTGGTGAAGGCAAGTTTTTCTCTCCAGCGCAGCCTACATAAGCTATTAGGGTATAATCATGCCGTTTGGTGGTATGTCAACTTTTTTTGTTTGTCCACACAACTGAAGTGTTTAAGGTAGTATTTAGTTTGTGAGATAGGATTGTGATGAAATGGATCtattttgtttttgagttattTAGATGGAGAGCAGCGGAATGAAATGGTTCGGAATCAGATAATTTTCAACTATTCGGGACGGAGctgttaaaaaaattagaaaaacacGGCAGTTACACTTCAAACGTGACACTGACAATGGGTCCGAGATACTAAAATAGACTTGTTTCATCCTATATACCAAacaaatatctatatatataaataaaattattccatccttaaatatataaataaaattattttatcctacCTCACTTTGTAACCAAACACTAAGTAAATGAACTAATTGATCCACCGTGTAGCTCCTCGAGGAGCCTCCAATAAGGATAGACCCAGCACACCAGGACAAGAGAGAGCTAGGTATAAAACCTGTACGCAATTACAGCTGTGTAGTTCAAATGTAATACTACGGTAGATAATGTTGTCTATGTATCTCGGAAAAATGATAAAACTACCacaaagttatatatatatataaaatttgtaggGAAACACAAAGGTTCCCTATGGGCAAATATATGCTCCTCGCCATCCGAGTTGCACCAATATTTTTTCCGCTAAATATAATTTGGCTTGGTTTTCTTGTGCTCCATTTGAGCACAACCACAACTGAAGACAGCCTCAAAACTTAACCTGACGGGCACTGGAGAGCTGCCCTTTACATGCATCCACACTAGCTGGATCGTATTCGTTGTTGGGTGTCTTGCCTTCCGCCAAATTAATTTTTGTCATCTTaacttctctttctttcttaatAAAATCGACAGATCTTTTATTgtcgtttcaaaaaaaaaaacccagctGGATCGTATTTTCTACACTCGAATGAAGAGCTCTGCTTTTGTGAAGCGAGGTCCACATCGCGAGCGGCGAGCGCGTGGCAATCGAGCTCTGCTGTGCGGTGCGAGTGTGCTAGGCGCGATGGACTCAACCGGTCAAACTCCCCGTCCCCCAATCCGTGTACGCTGATTAATTAGCAGCAGCTGTGCCGTTAATCCAGTAATAATCCAATAGGGAAAATCTTAATCACCCCTGCTTAACCCCAGCGCCCCCTAAACTTTTGGCTTTAAAAGGGAAATAAATCAAAAGGCGTAAACTAATCTCCCCGGTTGCGGCGTGCTCCCCCACATGCTCCTTTCTTTCCAAGTCCACAAGCCTACCTCCCCTCCTGGCTGTCCGTCTATATAAGCCCGCCCCCGCCTCTCCCGCCATTTTCATCACACTCTTCTTCCTTGGAGCTCTTGCCTTCTCTAATTCTCTTCTCGTCCCAGCTGCCTGCTGCCATCTCTTCGATCGGTACTACCACACACCGACCCGGCTAGCTAGCTGCTTCTTAGACGATCCTGCTCGGTCCATCGGATCGAGGCTGGGGAGTGGTTTTTGGAGAGAAGCAGGTTTGAATTGATGGACATGGCGCACGAGAGAGACGCGAGCAGCGAGGAGGAGGTGATGGCCGGAGAGCTGCGGCGCGGGCCGTGGACGGTGGAGGAGGACCTCCTTCTGGTCAACTACGTCGCCACCCATGGCGAGGGCCGCTGGAACTCGCTCGCCCGATCAGCAGGTAGGATAGGATCATTTAGGCAACTACATATCAAAATTGCATCATTAGTCCCTCACGGATCAGCACAATTCGTGAGTTCAAGCACATCACCGTACCCACTGATCACCAGATGCTTGCATCGTTTTCTCTCCGTGCGCCGTACAAGCCTGAGCTATCGTGGAAACAGATAGCTAGCTAGGAGCCTAGGAGCCATCCAGCTATCCAGATGGTACAGTGAGTGAGAAAGAGAGAATTTTTAGTGCTTAGCATCATTCCCGGATATTTCCTTACTCCCTTTCATTACATCACTCATCCTATCATCAGTCCATCACACAGTACTCTCATCTGCATAGCTAATTACAACTTTCTGCTAGCTGgtgatatgtatatgtattagCAGCAATGGTGTGATGTGGCTTGTGGATTGATCTTGCGTGTTCCTGTCATGCAGGGCTGAAGCGCACCGGTAAGAGCTGCCGCCTCCGGTGGCTCAACTACCTCCGCCCGGACCTCCGGCGCGGAAACATCACGCCGCAGGAGCAGCTGCTCATCCTCGAGCTGCACTCGCGGTGGGGCAACCGCTGGTCCAAGATCGCGCAGCACCTCCCCGGCCGCACGgacaacgagatcaagaacTACTGGCGCACGCGCGTGCAGAAGCACGCCAAGCAGCTCAAGTGCGACGTCAACAGCCAGCAGTTCAAGGACGTCATGCGCTACCTCTGGATGCCCCGCCTCGTCGAGCGCAtccaggccgccgccgccaacgccGGGGCGACGCAACGCGGCGCCGCGGACACGCCCCTGTCGTCGTCGTGGCCGaacggcggcgacgacggcctCTACGCGTCGCCGGAGCTGCCCACTGAAGCCTGCTGGCCCGCCGAGTACTGCCCAGCCGCTGGCGGGCAGCTACTGGACAACCCCGCCATCCCTGAGCTGTCGAGCACGACGGCCGGATCGTCCTCCCCGTCCACGGATTCTGGCGCGGGGGCACAACCTTGGCCTGCGCCGGTCGGTG
The nucleotide sequence above comes from Phragmites australis chromosome 4, lpPhrAust1.1, whole genome shotgun sequence. Encoded proteins:
- the LOC133916224 gene encoding transcription factor MYB2-like translates to MDMAHERDASSEEEVMAGELRRGPWTVEEDLLLVNYVATHGEGRWNSLARSAGLKRTGKSCRLRWLNYLRPDLRRGNITPQEQLLILELHSRWGNRWSKIAQHLPGRTDNEIKNYWRTRVQKHAKQLKCDVNSQQFKDVMRYLWMPRLVERIQAAAANAGATQRGAADTPLSSSWPNGGDDGLYASPELPTEACWPAEYCPAAGGQLLDNPAIPELSSTTAGSSSPSTDSGAGAQPWPAPVGGAEWFTACDASSAAAMRDMDMITTQLPQQQPCLLGETWTSEIPELGVADFEIGSFDVESIWSMDDNLWYTQTQGV